AGTGACCAATTATCACGGGCGAACCGGCCTCGACATCGGAGCGGGAACTGCTGTCGTCTACGTCGACGCGCTTCGCTTCGACCTGGCTACACGCGTGGCTCGGCGGTTGTCACCGCTCGACGCCGCTGTAGAGACTCGGTTGGCCGCATTTCCCAGCGTGACCCCGACCGGGCAGCCGGCGGTCGCCCCCATCGCGATCACCATGGGCGGCGGAACCGCCTTCGACGCCGCCGACGACCAGGGCCGATCCCTTAAGGGCGCCGTCCTGCGTTCGGCACTCGCGAGTGCGGATGTTCAGTTCCTTGAGTGGGACGCCGCCGAGGTCGGCGACCCGAGAGGAAAGGCGTGGACGCAGACGAACTCGATCGACTCGCTCGGTCATTCGCACGGACACGCGCTCGCGGACCTCGTCGAACAGCAGCTCGACCTCGTTGCAGAGCGCGTTCGCGGGCTGCTAGACGCTGGTTGGAAGAAGGTCGTCATAGTCACCGATCACGGGTTCCTCTTGCCCGGCCAGGCAGCACAGAAAGTCAACCTGCCGTTGCACGTCACGGAAGGGGACGCTGCGCGCAAGCCGCGTGTGGCTCGGTTGAAGGCCACGGCGGCGCGCCCGGACTTCCCGATCCTGCCATGGACCTGGGACCCGGCCGTCGACATGGCGAGCGCGCCGGGAGCTGCTGCGTTCGAGGCGGGCCGCCTCTACGAGCACGGTGGTTTGAGCCTCCAAGAGTGTGTGATCCCCGTCGTCACGGTGACGCGTGGCGATACGGCCGTTGCGCCCGTCCAGGTTGAGGCCGTCCGGTGGACCGGACAGCGATGCCGCCTCGACTACAGCCCCGCGGAGGCCGACATCGTCGCCGAGATCCGGCTCCGCCCCGCCGACGCGTCAAGTGTCGTCGGCGGTCCGAAATCGCCCACGGAACCGGGCGAGGCCAAAGTGCTCGTCGACGAGGAACTGGCCCCCGCTGGGGCTGTCGCGTGGGTCGTGCTTCTCGACCCGAACGGTGGGGTTCTGGCCCAAACACAAACCAAGGTAGGAGGCGCCGAATGACCGAGGCGATCACGCTCGATGAGATCGACGAGATGGCAGCATCGGCCTTCGAAGGCTATGTCGTCCGCAAGGATCTCGCGCGGCAGTTCAAGGGTGCTTACCCGGTCCCGACGTACGTGGGTGAGTTCCTCATCGGACGCTACTGCGCCACGACCGATCCCGACGAGATCGAAGAGGGCCTCCAGGTTGTGCGACGTCTGCTCGCCGACCGCACCGTGCGTGCAGGCGAGGAGGAGTTGTTCAAGTCGCGCGCTCGCGAACGCATGACGATCAAGCTCATCGACCTCGTCAAGGCTCGACTTGACGCAAAGTCGAACGCCTACGTCGCCGAATTGCCGAGCCTTGGGCTCCGCGACGTGCGCATCGACGACGCCGTCGTCCGCGACAACGAGCGCATGCTCACCGGTGGCTTTTACGCCGAGGTTGATCTGTTCTACGACGCTGCGATCGCGGAGGAGAACAACGGCAAGCCCTTCGCCATCGGCTCGCTGCGCCCCATTCAGCTCTCCACCCGTGACTCACTCTCGCGGCTGGCCGAAGGACGCTCACGGTTCACGACCCAGCAGTGGAAGCACCTGCTGCTTCGATCGGTGGGATTCGAGCCCGCGCAGCTCAGCGACCGCGCGCAGGACGTTCTACTGCTTCGGATGGTTCCGTTCGTGCAGAGAAACTTCAACATGGTGGAACTGGGACCGCGTGGCACGGGCAAGTCGCACCTGTTCCAGCAGGTATCGCCGTACGCGCATCTGATCTCAGGCGGCAAGGCGACCGTCGCCCGCATGTTCGTGAACAACGCGACTGGGCAGCGCGGCCTCGTCGCGCAGTACGACGTGGTCTGCTTCGACGAGGTTTCTGGCGTCTCCTTCGATCAGAAGGACGGCGTCAACATCATGAAGGGCTACATGGAGTCGGGCGAGTTCTCCCGCGGACGTGAGTCCATCCGTGCTGACGGCTCGATCGTGTTGGTCGGCAACTTCGACGTTGATGTCGCTCATCAGCAGCGCATCGGCCACCTGCTCTCGCCCCTGCCGCCGGAGATGCGCGACGACACCGCGTTCATGGACCGCATCCACGCCTACCTGCCCGGCTGGCATGTCCCGAAGCTCAATCCCACGTACTTCACCCACCACTTCGGGCTCGTGAGTGACTTCCTATCCGAGTGCTGGTCGCGACTCCGGGACCAGTCGCGGCTTGCGTCGATCCAAGGTCGCGTGAACTACTCCGACGCGTTGTCTGGCCGTGACCTCTCGGCGGTGAACAAGACCGTCGACGGGCTGCTCAAGTTGCTGTACCCCGACGCGGAGTCCGCCATCGCCGACGAGGACCTCGAATGGGCGGTGCGCATCGCGCTGGAGTCCCGTCGTCGCGTCAAGGAGCAGCAACGGCGTATCGGTGCTGCCGAATTCCGCAACACGCAGTTCGGCTACCGCCTCGGCGAGGGGGTCGAGCAGTTCGTCTCGACCCCCGAGTTGGCGAGTCCCGACTCCATTGGCATCGACCCGCTGCCGCCAGGTCAGGTCTGGGCTATCTCCGAAGGCAGCGGCGATGCCGGCCCGGGGCTTTACCGGATCGAGGCCGCTGACACGCCCGGCTCGGGCGCACGGGGACTGCTGAACCAGGCCGCGCCTGCCACTCTCCGTGAGAGCTTCAAAGTCGCCGAGCAGAACCTCGTCGCTCAGGCGAGGCAACTCGTGGGCGACCGCGACCCTCGTGAGCACAACCTGACTGCTCAGGTCCGAGCCCTCGATGCTGCCAAGACCGGCGACGGCCTCGGGCTCCCGATTCTCCTCGCACTTGCCTCCGCAATGCTTCAGCGGTCGGTGCGTGGTGGGCTGATCGCGGTCGGTAATCTGTCCCTCGGTGGCGGGGTCGAGACGGTGCTGAATGCCGCGACCCTCGCCGAGCATGCGATGGAGAAGGGCGCCTCCGCTCTGCTTCTGCCGGTGTCCGCGCGCCGTCAACTCCTGGACGTCAGTGACGAGGTCGCGACGAAGGTCTCATTCATCTTCTACAACGACGCCCAAGATGCCTTAGTTAAGGCCCTCGACGAGTAGTTCCATTGTCCCGCGACGCGCGTACAGGCCCCAAGAGGCGGACTGGATCATGCACGTCGCGCTGTCCAAGGCCGCCTAGGGCGCATTGAGATTCTTGCGCCTCAGTCCGCCCTTCCCGAGGGACATGACGAACGGCGGCTGAGCGGACGCCATACGATGGATTGGCTTCTCGAACTCGAGGCACAAATCACCCATCTGCGTGGCGGTGAGGTTGCCGTTCGCGAATGCGATCGCACGGGCATCGTGCATGTAGATCGCGAGCGCTTCGAGGGGGCGTGATGCGATCCTGTGGTCCTTGGCCAGCAGAACGAATCCTGACGCCGTCCCGGAAGCGATCCACTCCTCATCCGACATCGCCTGCGCTCTTGCGTCGCCGAATTCCTCGGCCAGTGTGCGGGCGTCCCAGCCTGCATCCCGAAGCCTCGCAATCAGCAACCGCCCGCCCAGTGAGCGGTCAAGCAGAAAGCGGGCGGCGGTCATGATGTCAGGCGGCCTGCACCCAGAGCGAGCGGATCTCGGCGTCCGTCAGTCCGAAGTCGTCCGCGACGTCCGACATCAACTCGCCTGCGCGTATGCGACTGACCACGTCTTCAACGCGTACGCCCAGCTTCGCGATGGTCGGCTGCCCGGAGTTGCGCAGCGGATCGACGATCACCTCGGCGCCCTCGTACGTGGGGAGTCGTACAGATTCGACCAAGCCGCCGCTGTATGTGATGGTCTGCAGGTACTGCTCGACCGCGTCGCGGAAGACGCCTTGCCGGTTGCGCACAACGATCAAGTCGCGGTCACCGTTTTCAAGAAGGATCTCTGCGCCGTCAGTCTTGAGTTGTTCGCTGAGCAACGCGTGTTCCAGACCGATCTCGTCGCGAAGGATTTGGACAGCGGGCCGAATCCGCGCCATCGGAAGGCCGGCCCGCCGGAACGACTCGACGATGTATCCCTCGGCCAACGCGTCGAACGGGACTGTATAGCCACGGCCGCCTCGCACGCCGGAGAGGATCGGTTCGCTCCAGCCGTACTCTCCGTCGCGTCGCTGAGGGAATCGGTGCCCGTGAGCCCAGCGCGCAAACGACGTCGCAGGCGCACGAATGATCTGTGCAGCTTCCGTCAGCGAGTAGATCGGCGTCGTGTATGCCGCCCCCCGGACCGTTGTTTGCATGTAAACAGGATACGCCACGACACGTGATGCATGGATTCGGAACCCGTGCTGCGACTGAATGTATTGAAACATCTCGACGTATTCCACCCATCCATGTAACATCTGTTTCATCATCGAACGAGCCGATACCCGATCGGTTCATGTCCCGGTGTCAACGCAGACATCAGATGGAAGGCCAGGAATGACTTCGACGACGAGGGCCCCGCACGGAGCCGAATCCACGGAACCGACAGCGGGCATCGCCCCGCGCAAGACCCTCCGCCTCTGGGAGGTCGTCGCCATCTCCGTCGGTTTCATGGGGCCGGTGATGGCGATGTCGCTCAACGGTATCGGCGTGGCGGGTCTCGTGGGTCCGGCCGTCCCCTTCACCTTCCTGGTGTCGTTCCTCGGCACGATGCTCGTCGCCTACGCCTTCATCCGGCTCACCCGCTACATCACCCACGCCGGTTCGGTCTACGCGCTCGCCGGATCCACACTCGGGCCGCGCGCCGGATTCTTCGGCGGCTTCGCCCTGCTGGGCACGTACATCTTCTTCGCCGTCTGCATCGCCGGCGCCTGCGGCGTCTTCTTCGAGGCGATGATGGAGCAGCTCGGCGTCACCCTGCCGAGCTGGACCTGGGTGATCGTCCCCGTGGTGGTCGCGGTTTTCGTGCTGATCCTCAACGTCCGCGAGTCCACCGTCACCGCACGCACGCTTCTCGGCATCGGCTTCGTCGGCATCGCCGCCATGGTGGTGCTCTCGATCGTGATCATCGTCCGCGTGGCATCCGGTGACGCCCCCGTCTCGACGGGAGTCGACTTCTCAGTGCTCATGCCGGGCGACGCGCCGATCAGCGCGGTCATGACCGCAGCCGTCTTCGGATTCCTCTCCTGGGCGGGCTTCGAGTCAGGCACGTCCCTCGGTGAGGAGACCCACAACCCCAAGCGCGTCGTGCCCCGCGCCCTGCTGCTGGCCGTCCTCGTCGCCGGAGTCATCTACACGCTGGTCATGTTCGCGCAGACCATCGGCTTCGGCACCGACGAGAAGGGCGTCGCGGCCTTCGCCGGCTCGTCCTCCACGCTCACCACACTCGCATCCACCTACGTCGGCCAGTGGTTCTCGGTGCTCATCGCGATCTTCGCGTTCCTCGTCGCCTTCGCCTCGCTGCTGAGCTCCAGCGCCGCGGCATCGCGGCTGCTGTTCGCCCTCGCCCGCGACGGATTCGGACCGAAGTCGTTCGCCTCCACCAGCGCCAAGACCGGCGTCCCGGTGCGCAGCACGATCTTCGTGGTCCTGCTCACCGTCGTCTTCGCGGTCGGCTTCGGCCTGTTCGGCGCCGGCGCCGTCGATGTCTACTACTGGTTCGCGACGATCGCGACCCTCTGCATGGTCGTGGCATACGGCATGACGTCGGTCGGCGTGATCAAGCACACTCCTTCTCGCGCGGCTCGAAGATCCCGAAGTGGGAGATCGTCATCCCCGTGCTCGGCCTGGCGTTCCTCGCCTACGTCTACTTCATCCAGATCGCAGGCCAGGTCGCGCCGTACACCTGGTTCCCGTGGATCTCGGGCGCCTGGTGCCTCATCGGCCTGGTCATCGTGCTGGCCCGCCCCTCGCTGTCCAACCGGATCGGCGCACGACTGAGCACGGAGGATCTGGACTGATCATGGACAAGAACAACGAAGCCGGACCCGACGAACTGATCTTCGTCGCCACCACCGATATCGCCGCCCGCACCAAGGGTCGCTCCATGCGTCTCGCCGACTTCGACGAGGACACCTCCCTCGGCTGGGTCCCCGCGAACCTCGGCATCGGCTCGCTCGGGCACATCGTCGACGACATCCCCTACGGCTCCACCGGCGACCTGCGCCTCAAGCCCGACCTGAGCTCGCTCGCCCGCATCGACGGCATCCCCGGCCGCCCGCCCCTGAACGTCGTCTACGGCGACCTCGTCAACACCGACGGCTCACCGTGGGAGAGCTGCCCGCGCACCTTCCTGCGGGATGCCGTGCAGCAGCTGCGCGACGAGTTCGGCATCACCGCCCGCTGCTCCTTCGAGCACGAGTTCGTCGACGTCAGCGCCAAGGGCGACCACCATCCGTTCTCGCTGCAGGCGTTCCGCCGAGCCGAGCCGATCGGCTCGGAGCTGATGGCGGTGCTGCACCGCGCCGGCCTCGAGCCCGAGACGTGGCTGCCCGAGTACGGCCGCCACCAGTACGAGATCACGGTCGCCCCGACCGACCCGCTCGCCGCAGCCGATCGCGCGATCCTCGTGCGCGACATCGTCTACGACCTCTTCGAGGCCCACGGCCGCGAGGCATCCTTCGCCCCTGTCATCTCGCCCGGCGAGACCGGCAACGGCGTGCACGTGCACTTCGGTCTCGACGACGTCGACGGCAACACTCTCGTGTTCGACCCGTCGCGTCCGGGCCGTGTGTCCGACCTCGCGGGTGGATTCGCCGCGGGGATCGTGCGGCACGGCCCGGCGATGGCCGCGCTGTTCGCCCCGCTCGCGACCAGCTACCTGCGCCTCGCCCCGCACAACTGGTCGACCGCCCGCTCGTTCCTCGGACTCCAGAACCGGGAGGCGCTGCTGCGCATCTGCCCGACGAACGAGATCGACGGCCGCGATCCCAGCCGTCAGCTGCACTTCGAGTTCCGCGGCGGCGACATCGGAGCGAACCCGTGGATCCTGCTGGGCATGATCCTCCGCGCGGGCATGCAGGGCATGCGCGAGGGCCTGCAGACTCCCGAGATCGTCGAGGGCGAGCTCGACCTGGAAGACCGTCACGCGCACCTCGCCAAGCTGCCGCGCGATCTGGAGCAGGCGCTCGAGATGCTGCGGCAGGACGAGATCGTCACCAGCTGGTTCTCGCCGGCGTTCCTGGCCACTTTCGAGGCGATCAAGAAAGACGAGTTCGCCTCGGTGCAGGCCCGCTCGCTCGCCGAGCAGTGCGAGGTGTATGCGCGTGTCTACTGAGCCGGCCGTGACGCCCGCGACCGTGCCGCTCCTGGACCACCACTGCCATGGAGTCACCACGGGCGACCTGGATCGCGGTGCCTTCGAGGCCCTCATCACCGAGTCCGACTGGGATGCCCCTGCGGGGACGACGCATTTCGACTCCCAGGTCGGCTTCGCGATCCGCCGACACTGCGCGCCGGTGCTGGGCCTTGCGCCCTTCGCGTCGGCCGAGGAATACCTGCAGCGGCGGCGTGAACTCGGCGGGATCGAGGTCAGCCGACGCCTGCTGCGCGCCACCGGCATCAGCGACTACGTGATCGAGACCGGGCACAAGGCCGACGAGATCCTGGATCCCGCGCAGATGGCGGATGCCGCGCAGGCGCGCGTCCTCGAGGTCGTGCGCCTGGAGAGGCTGGCCGAAGAGCTCGTGAGCGACGGATGCCCGGCATCCGGATTCCGCGAGGCCTTCGCGACCCTGCTCGATGAGCGTCTGCAGCACGCGATCGGCGTCAAGTCGATCGCGGCCTATCGGATCGGACTCGACTTCGACCCGGCCAGACCCGCGACCGATGACGTCGACGCCGCCGTCGCACGCTGGATCGCCGGGGGAGCGGATGCCGCGCGCCTCGACGACCCGGTGATCATCCGCCACCTGCTGTGGGAGGCCGTCGATCGCGAATGCGCCATCCAGTTCCACATCGGTTACGGCGACTCCGATGTCGATCTGCACCGCTGCAGCCCGCTGCTGCTGACCGAGTTCCTGCGGCTCACCCGCCCCAGCGGCGCCCGGGTGATGCTGCTGCACTGCTACCCGTTCCACCGCGAGGCCGGCTACCTCGCACAGGTGTTCCCGCACGTCTACTTCGACGTGGGCCTCGCGATCAACTACACCGGCTCCCGCTCCGACGAGATCATCGCCGAGTCGTTCGAGCTCGCGCCGTTCCACAAGATCCTCTTCTCATCGGATGCCTGGGGCGCGGCCGAGCTCTATCACCTGGGCGCACTGCTCTTCCGCCGCGGCCTGGCTCGCGCGCTCGACGTGTTCGCGGAGCGCGACGACTGGCCCGAGCACGAGCGCGCCCGCGTGACCGAGCTCGTCGCCTGGCGCAACGCCCGCCGCGCCTACCGCCTCGGCGACCTCGACGCGCACGACGCGGTCGACGATCCCGATGACTTCGACGACCGGAGCGATTCCCGATGAGCCCCACGGTCACCCGGCTCGCCGAGCTCGCCACCCGCTGGAGCGCAGCGCTGGACGAGCAGCTCCCCGCGGCCACCGTGCTGCGCCGGCAGCTGCACGCCGCGCCGTGCGCATCGGGTGAGGAGGGTCCTGCGCGCGACATCCTCATCGCCGCCCTGGCGGACCACGTCAGCTTCGAGGCCATCGCCGACACCGGTGCCGTGGGCCGAATCGGGCCCCAGGACGGCCCGTCCGTCGCGGTGCGGGCCGAACTCGACGCCCTGCCGGTGACCGAACTCACCGATGCCCCGTTCGCGTCGCGCAACGGCGTCATGCACGCCTGCGGACACGACGTGCACCAGGCCGCGGTCGTGGCGCTGCTGCGCGCCGCCCGGCACCTCGAACTCCCCCTGGGGCTGGTCGGACTGCTGCAGCCCCGCGAGGAGAGCTACCCGTCCGGTGCGCTGGAGGCGATCGAGGCCCGCGTGATCGAGCGCTTCGACGTCGCGCACGTCATCGGCGCGCATGTGCATCCGGGTGTTCGCACGGGTGCGGTCGCCGCAGGAGGCGGCTTCATCAACGCGGCGGCCGACGAGATCGACATCCGCGTCGAGGGGCGCGGCGGTCACGGCGCCTACCCGCACTCCGCGAGCGACACGGTCGCCGCGGTGGCGCAGATCGCCATCGGCATCCCCGAGGTGGTGCGGCGCACGGTCAGCCCGCTGCGGCCGGCCCTCATCAGCGTCGGCACGCTCACGGCGGGCGAGGGCGCCGCGAACGTCCTGCCCGCGCAGGCCCGCATCCGTGCGACGATGCGCACGACCGACCCGGCTGACCGGGTCGCGCTGTTCGACGCCGTCCGGCTGATGGCCGAGCACACGGCCGAGGCGTACGGCACCACGGCGACGGCCGTGCTCGTCGAGGGAGAGCCTGCGCTCATCAACGATCCGGAGCTCGCCGCCGGCACCGACGACTGGCTCGGGCGACTGGGCGTCGACGGCGCGGAGCCGATGCGCTCGCTCGGCGCAGACGACTTCTCGTACTTCTGCGATGCGGTCCCCTCGGTGATGCTGTTCGTCGGCGTGGAGACTGCAGATCGGCATCCGCAGCCCGCCCTGCACCATCCGCAGTTCCTGCCCGGCGACGACGCCGTCGGACTCGCCGCGCGCGCGCTGATGGCGGGCTATCTCGCCGCAGCGGAGCGGGTGCTCGGGATCGAGCATCACCGCGCGGATGCCATCAGCCCGGTGTCCTAGGAGGTCGGACGAGATGATGGATGCCCGACGACTGATCGCCCGCGACGAGCACGCGATCGCCGGTGTCGAGAAGCTGCGCTTCTTCCCCCTGGCCGCCGAGTCCGGCCTCGGGGAGATGCTCACCGAGCCGGGTGGCCGGCAGCTGATCGACCTGAGCGCCAGCTGGACGGCATCCGGCTTCGGCCACGGCGAGCCGACGATCGCGGCGGCCATCGCCCGCGCCGCGACGACGGCGCCGGGCGCCTCGATCCTCTCCGGCACGCACCCCGATGCCGTGCAGCTCGCGGAGGAGCTGCTGGCGCTCGTCCCGAGTCGGCTCGCCGACGGCGACCGTCGCGTCTACCTCGGCCACGCCGGAACGGATGCCAATGAGGTGGCGATCCGCGGATGCCGCCACGCCACCGGCCGACCCCGGATCCTCGCCTTCGAGAACGGCTATCACGGCGGGCTCGGGGCCGCGCAGGGCGTCTCCGGCGTGCACGTCGGCGCCGGGGTGCCCGCCGATCCTGGTGTGGTCTTCCTGCCCTATCCCGATCCGTACCGGCCGCACACCGGGGATGCCGCCACGGTCGTCGCGGACGTGCTCGGACGGGCGGAGGTCGAACTGGCGCAGGGCGGCACCGCGGCCGTGATCGTTGAGCCCTTGCAGTCGGACGGCGGGGTGATCGTCCCTCCGATCGGTTTCCTCACCGGGCTGCGCGAGCTGTGCGACAGGCACGGCGTGTACCTCATCGTCGACGAGGTGAAGGTCGGCCTCGGCCGCACGGGCCGCACGCACGGGTTCGAGCACGACGGCGCGGTGCCCGACGTCGTCACTCTCGGCAAGGCGCTGGGCGGCGGTCTGCCGCTCTCCGCGGCGGTCGGGCCGGCGCAGGTGCTGGACGCCCCGGTCGCTTCGGCACTCATGACCACCACGGGCAATCCGATCTCGTGCGCGGCGGGCCTCGCGGTGCTGAAGATCGTGCGCGCGGGGGAGACCACCGCGAACGCACGAGCCCGCGGTGAGCAGCTGCGCAGCCTGCTGGCTTCATACGCGGGCGGAGATGGGCCGGGAGCCTCGCGCATCGGCGACGTGCGGGGGCGCGGCCTGTCGCTCGGTATCGAGCTGGTCACCGGAGCGGGATCCCCGGATGCCGACCCCGGGCTCACCGCCAAGGCCGCCTACCGGGCATGGCAGCTGGGCGCCGTCGCCTACCCGGTGCGGGGGAACGTGCTCGAGCTCACGCCCCCGCTGATGATCTCCGCCGAATCGGTGGAGCGCGCTGCCGGCATCCTGATGAGCGCGATCGACGATGCGGCTCTGGGGGCGGTGTCCGACGAGGAGATCGCCCCGTTCCAGGGCTGGTAGCGCGAGGGCTCAGCCGGCCGGTGCCGGGGGAGCAGCGCGCAGCGCCTCGATCCCTTCGAGCCGCTGCCTGCCGATCTCGCCGAGCACCTCGGTGATCCCGGCGATCACCGTCTCGACGATCGCCATCGCGGGCACGAGCGAGTCGAACGGCGACGGCGCCTCCACGTTCGCGGGGAGCACCGTGCCCGCGACCTCTGCAGCCGGGGACAGCCAGCGGTCGGTGAACAGCACGAGTTCGCCGCCCCGCTCAGCGACACGGCGCGAGAAACGCACGATCTGAGGGTCGTAGCGTCGGTAGTCGAACACCACGAGAAGATCGCCGCGTCGGGTGTCCGAGACGGCCGCGATCCGGCTGAACTCGTCCGCCTCGATCACCTGCACGTCGGGTCGGAGCAGGATCAGGTGCGCGCCGAGGTACTCGGCGAGGAGCCTGCTGAACCGTCCCCCGATCAGGCGCACCCTGCGGTGCGGATCGGAGAGCAGCGCGACGGCGCGGTCGAACTCGCTCTGCGGGAGGTCGTCGATGGTCGCCGCGATGCTGGCCGCGAACATCTGGGATGCGCGGGGCAGGCCGTCGTCCCCGGAGTGCAGGTCAGCGCGCCCGTACTGCTCGAGCGGTGAGCCCAGGCGCTCCTGCACCTCTCGGACGAGGCGCTTCTGGAACTCGGGGTAGCCGCTGAAGCCGAGTCGGTTCGCGAAGCGCACCACGGTCGGCGGGCTGACACTCGCACGCTGCGCGAGCTCCGCGACCGTCCCGAGACCCGCGATCGGGTAGTTCGCGAGAAGCGCCCGGCCGACCTTCCGCTCGCCGGAGCTGAGGGAATCGAGGGAGCCGCGCACCAGCGCGTCCAGTGGCAGCTCGGATGCCGAACCGGCCTGCGTCATCGCGGGTACTCCCTCGTCCATGAAACATACGTTACAGGCGCGGAGCGACGGTGAGCAGACCCCTCGCCTCGGATCCCGGCTCACGCCCGGATACGGACGATCCGCTTGACTCTCTCGCAGGCTTCAGCAGCGGGATGCGATGTTCAACGCCTCGCCACGTCCGTACCCGGCTCGACGCGCTTCAATCCCGGGAACCGTGCGAAACCTCGATCTCGCGTGGCCAGCGTTGCGCCGTTCGTCACGCAGAGCGCCGCGATGTGAGCATCCGG
Above is a genomic segment from Microbacterium sp. W4I4 containing:
- the brxL gene encoding protease Lon-related BREX system protein BrxL — protein: MGRASRPERWGSGPNTNQGRRRRMTEAITLDEIDEMAASAFEGYVVRKDLARQFKGAYPVPTYVGEFLIGRYCATTDPDEIEEGLQVVRRLLADRTVRAGEEELFKSRARERMTIKLIDLVKARLDAKSNAYVAELPSLGLRDVRIDDAVVRDNERMLTGGFYAEVDLFYDAAIAEENNGKPFAIGSLRPIQLSTRDSLSRLAEGRSRFTTQQWKHLLLRSVGFEPAQLSDRAQDVLLLRMVPFVQRNFNMVELGPRGTGKSHLFQQVSPYAHLISGGKATVARMFVNNATGQRGLVAQYDVVCFDEVSGVSFDQKDGVNIMKGYMESGEFSRGRESIRADGSIVLVGNFDVDVAHQQRIGHLLSPLPPEMRDDTAFMDRIHAYLPGWHVPKLNPTYFTHHFGLVSDFLSECWSRLRDQSRLASIQGRVNYSDALSGRDLSAVNKTVDGLLKLLYPDAESAIADEDLEWAVRIALESRRRVKEQQRRIGAAEFRNTQFGYRLGEGVEQFVSTPELASPDSIGIDPLPPGQVWAISEGSGDAGPGLYRIEAADTPGSGARGLLNQAAPATLRESFKVAEQNLVAQARQLVGDRDPREHNLTAQVRALDAAKTGDGLGLPILLALASAMLQRSVRGGLIAVGNLSLGGGVETVLNAATLAEHAMEKGASALLLPVSARRQLLDVSDEVATKVSFIFYNDAQDALVKALDE
- a CDS encoding DUF433 domain-containing protein; the encoded protein is MMKQMLHGWVEYVEMFQYIQSQHGFRIHASRVVAYPVYMQTTVRGAAYTTPIYSLTEAAQIIRAPATSFARWAHGHRFPQRRDGEYGWSEPILSGVRGGRGYTVPFDALAEGYIVESFRRAGLPMARIRPAVQILRDEIGLEHALLSEQLKTDGAEILLENGDRDLIVVRNRQGVFRDAVEQYLQTITYSGGLVESVRLPTYEGAEVIVDPLRNSGQPTIAKLGVRVEDVVSRIRAGELMSDVADDFGLTDAEIRSLWVQAA
- a CDS encoding APC family permease; this translates as MTSTTRAPHGAESTEPTAGIAPRKTLRLWEVVAISVGFMGPVMAMSLNGIGVAGLVGPAVPFTFLVSFLGTMLVAYAFIRLTRYITHAGSVYALAGSTLGPRAGFFGGFALLGTYIFFAVCIAGACGVFFEAMMEQLGVTLPSWTWVIVPVVVAVFVLILNVRESTVTARTLLGIGFVGIAAMVVLSIVIIVRVASGDAPVSTGVDFSVLMPGDAPISAVMTAAVFGFLSWAGFESGTSLGEETHNPKRVVPRALLLAVLVAGVIYTLVMFAQTIGFGTDEKGVAAFAGSSSTLTTLASTYVGQWFSVLIAIFAFLVAFASLLSSSAAASRLLFALARDGFGPKSFASTSAKTGVPVRSTIFVVLLTVVFAVGFGLFGAGAVDVYYWFATIATLCMVVAYGMTSVGVIKHTPSRAARRSRSGRSSSPCSAWRSSPTSTSSRSQARSRRTPGSRGSRAPGASSAWSSCWPAPRCPTGSAHD
- a CDS encoding glutamine synthetase family protein, which translates into the protein MDKNNEAGPDELIFVATTDIAARTKGRSMRLADFDEDTSLGWVPANLGIGSLGHIVDDIPYGSTGDLRLKPDLSSLARIDGIPGRPPLNVVYGDLVNTDGSPWESCPRTFLRDAVQQLRDEFGITARCSFEHEFVDVSAKGDHHPFSLQAFRRAEPIGSELMAVLHRAGLEPETWLPEYGRHQYEITVAPTDPLAAADRAILVRDIVYDLFEAHGREASFAPVISPGETGNGVHVHFGLDDVDGNTLVFDPSRPGRVSDLAGGFAAGIVRHGPAMAALFAPLATSYLRLAPHNWSTARSFLGLQNREALLRICPTNEIDGRDPSRQLHFEFRGGDIGANPWILLGMILRAGMQGMREGLQTPEIVEGELDLEDRHAHLAKLPRDLEQALEMLRQDEIVTSWFSPAFLATFEAIKKDEFASVQARSLAEQCEVYARVY
- a CDS encoding amidohydrolase, with the protein product MRVSTEPAVTPATVPLLDHHCHGVTTGDLDRGAFEALITESDWDAPAGTTHFDSQVGFAIRRHCAPVLGLAPFASAEEYLQRRRELGGIEVSRRLLRATGISDYVIETGHKADEILDPAQMADAAQARVLEVVRLERLAEELVSDGCPASGFREAFATLLDERLQHAIGVKSIAAYRIGLDFDPARPATDDVDAAVARWIAGGADAARLDDPVIIRHLLWEAVDRECAIQFHIGYGDSDVDLHRCSPLLLTEFLRLTRPSGARVMLLHCYPFHREAGYLAQVFPHVYFDVGLAINYTGSRSDEIIAESFELAPFHKILFSSDAWGAAELYHLGALLFRRGLARALDVFAERDDWPEHERARVTELVAWRNARRAYRLGDLDAHDAVDDPDDFDDRSDSR
- a CDS encoding M20 family metallopeptidase; this encodes MSPTVTRLAELATRWSAALDEQLPAATVLRRQLHAAPCASGEEGPARDILIAALADHVSFEAIADTGAVGRIGPQDGPSVAVRAELDALPVTELTDAPFASRNGVMHACGHDVHQAAVVALLRAARHLELPLGLVGLLQPREESYPSGALEAIEARVIERFDVAHVIGAHVHPGVRTGAVAAGGGFINAAADEIDIRVEGRGGHGAYPHSASDTVAAVAQIAIGIPEVVRRTVSPLRPALISVGTLTAGEGAANVLPAQARIRATMRTTDPADRVALFDAVRLMAEHTAEAYGTTATAVLVEGEPALINDPELAAGTDDWLGRLGVDGAEPMRSLGADDFSYFCDAVPSVMLFVGVETADRHPQPALHHPQFLPGDDAVGLAARALMAGYLAAAERVLGIEHHRADAISPVS
- a CDS encoding aspartate aminotransferase family protein, giving the protein MMDARRLIARDEHAIAGVEKLRFFPLAAESGLGEMLTEPGGRQLIDLSASWTASGFGHGEPTIAAAIARAATTAPGASILSGTHPDAVQLAEELLALVPSRLADGDRRVYLGHAGTDANEVAIRGCRHATGRPRILAFENGYHGGLGAAQGVSGVHVGAGVPADPGVVFLPYPDPYRPHTGDAATVVADVLGRAEVELAQGGTAAVIVEPLQSDGGVIVPPIGFLTGLRELCDRHGVYLIVDEVKVGLGRTGRTHGFEHDGAVPDVVTLGKALGGGLPLSAAVGPAQVLDAPVASALMTTTGNPISCAAGLAVLKIVRAGETTANARARGEQLRSLLASYAGGDGPGASRIGDVRGRGLSLGIELVTGAGSPDADPGLTAKAAYRAWQLGAVAYPVRGNVLELTPPLMISAESVERAAGILMSAIDDAALGAVSDEEIAPFQGW